GGCACCAAAGAAAGACATTTTTAAGTTTTTGTCCATATAAGGTGGACACAGTATTTACCAGTTTGGTTGTTTTAAATTTAATAGGGTAGTTTTAAAGCTAGGCGTCATGGAGAGGCGCCTAGCTTTTGTATTTTATTTGTGTTTTGGTGGTATGAGGTGTGTTCTACTTTTTGGATGTTAATGGGCAGGTTTAGATTCCGCTTTTTTCAAAGTTTAAAAAGTATTGTCGGTAGAGCCATTTTTCAAATGGGATTTTGTGAAGATTAGGGAAGATTGCTTTTGCGGCATCGCTTGTGTAAAAATTTGCCATTTTTTCAATATAATCATCATCAAGCATTGGTGAAGGCACGATCATCTGACTATCTCGAACTAGTTCTAACATAATGGTCCACTCCCTATTCTTTAATCATTTGAAATAGAAAACTATGGAACTATGATGACAAAATAGATTTATTTTTTTATATTTTAACAATTTTATGACTTTATTTAAAAATAAAAATATTGACTTGGATTTCTCTTTATCGACATCGTTCAATAATGAGTTAAAGATGAAAGATATTTTTTTAAAACATAAAAACTATTTCTGTCGAAATGGACAGAAAAGTTTATGATAGACAGAGAGTTAAAGAGGAATTTTGTAGATGATTAATATGAAGTTGAATAGACGATTAAAAGATTAAAAAAAATCGCTTGGGGTGTGCAGTTTACAAATCTCCCAAGCGATTTATATTAATGATGTCTGAATGAAACTTTTGCTTTATATAGGCGCCATCCGGTTAATGCAGCACATATTAAACAAATGGATGCGGAACCAATGAAAACCGTATGCATTCCTTCAATAAAAATGTCAGGGCGGTTAGCAATCAATCCAGTGACCCGATAGCCAGCTCTTGCGCTCATAACAGAGAAAAGGGTGGTAGTCGCTGCAGAGATCCCCACAACCATACCCAAATTTCGGATAAGGGCATTTACACTTCCCGCAATACCGAGCTGAAACTTTGGAACAGTTGACATGACTAAAGAATTGTTAGGTGATTGGAACAAACCGCTGCCAAGACCTAACATGGCAACATACAATCCTACTAAAATAATTGAACTTTCATCCCCCAGATTGGCTAAACCAATCTGGGCAATGACCATAACGATCAAGCCGATAAATGTTAACAGCTCAGAGCCGATTTTATCAGACCATGCACCGCTGAGAGGTGCAACTATTGCCATTGTAATTGGAAAAAGCATTAACAATAATCCGGCGCTCATAGGAGAAAGATGTAAAATATTTTGTGTATAAAATGGTGCAATAATATTAAAACAGAAGTTAGCAACGAACATGAGAAAGCCACATAAAATGCTCAATGAAAATAAGGGATTTTTAAATAACGACAAATGTAACATAGGTTCTGCCTTTTTGGATTCTACCACCAAAAATACGACAAGGGAGATGGCAGAAATGATAAAGGCTGTGACAATACGATAATCTTGATAGCCAGCCTGCTGACCTAGCAATAATCCTGCAAAAAGAGAAATGATAAATAAAATAAACAGTAGTGTTCCTGCGCTGTCTATTGTTGCTTTTACAAAAGTCATGTCTTTGGGCAGCATTCTCCATCCGAACGCTATAGCTATGACTCCAATAGGAACATTCACCCAAAAAATATACTCCCAGCCAAAAGCTGAAATAAGTAAACCGCCCAAACTCGGACCGGCAATACTACCTAGTGAAACGAAGGTTCCGATAAGGCCTAATGCCTTTCCACGTTCTCTTGCCGGAAATATTTCAGTTATTATTCCCTGACTATTGGCCATCGTCATGGATGATCCTAATGCCTGTACAAGCCTGGAAATAACAAGCAATGCCAGATTATGACTTAAACCACAAAAAAGGGAGCCGATGATGAATATGATGGTCCCGATTTTAAATATGCGAATTTTACCAACGATATCACCTAATTTACCAAAAAATAGGATTAATGTACAAATAGCAATTAAATAGCTGCTGACAACCCATTCAGTTTTGGCAATCGGGAGATTTAAATTTTTCGAGATAACAGGAAGAGCAATATTGACAATACTTGCATCCAGGGTGGACATAAACGTAAAAATATTTAAAATCACAAGGATGGCCCATCTTTTTTTCTGAATGGCCTGATCATCCTGGTAGGTTTTAGCCTGTGAATTCAAGTTAGCACCTCATTTTCTTATAGTTGCGAACGCAACTATTTTATAACTTTAATAGTGTATCTTAATTTAGTTGCGCCTGCAACTAAATTACTGTAAAATTTTTTTAGTTAAAAAAATAAATGAGGTTCGAAATGAAAAGAAAACCGATTGGTAAATTGATTTCACTTATATACCGCCAAAACCAAAAAATGATTAGTAAAAAATTAAAGGCATATCAAATTGGTGGCGGAGGGCAGCATAGCTTTTTAATCGAAATTGTCAAACAACCTGGGATCAACCAGGATCAGCTAACCACAGAGTTAAAATTTGATAAAGCAACAACCGCCCGAGCTATTAAAAAACTAGAGGAAGCTGGCTATATCACACGTAAGATTGATGAAAAAGACCGCCGATCTTTTCAACTTTTTCCTACAGCTAAAGGGCTGGAGTTTTATCCTGTTTTAATGGATATTTTAAAAACTTCCAACCACTCATTAACTTTGCAATTAACGGACGAGGAAAAAGACCAGTTGATTTATTTACTGCAAAAATTAACGTTTAGTGACCATGATTAAACCGGTTATATGGAAGGGGAAGTAAATCAAATGATGATGTATCAAAAAAACAATGTAACTGTTTTTCAAAGTGCTTTATTTCAATTGAATTCTACGATTGTTGTTACAGATGACATCGTATTAGTGACAGATCCTGGCTATCTTCCTCAAGAAATAGAAGTGCAAAAGAAATTTGTAGAGAATATTAAAGGGGACAGACCGGTTTATTTGTTTTTTACCCATTCGGATTTCGACCATATTGTTGGCTATGGTGCATTTCCAGGGGCTAAAACCATAGCAAGTAAAGAATTTGTGGAAAGTCCTTTAAAAGAAGCACAGCTACATGATGTGATAAAATTCGATGATGAATTTTATATAACTCGTCCATATGAAGTAGAATATCCTAAGATTGATTGTGTCATTCGGAAAGATGGAGAGAAATTAATCGTAGGGAAGACGGAGATTACGTTTTATCATGGTTTAGGCCATAATCATGACGGCTTAATAGCTGTTGTAGAATCACTGGATCTAGTGATAGCCGGTGATTATCTCTCAGACGTTGAATTTCCGTTTGTTTATTACAGTTATGCTGAATATGAAAAAACATTGGACACTTTTAAAAAGTTGTTATCAGAAGAAAGACCTCTCACCTTGATCACCAGCCACGGAAACGTAACTGAAGACCAACAAGAGATCCAAAAACGGATCAACGACTCAGAAGAGTATTTAACACTCGTTGAAAACGGCGGATCCTCTGAAGAATTTCAGCAATTTCTGAACGCGAAAGGCTATCGCTTTCTAACCAATCTAAAAGCACGTCACGAGGACAATTTACGAGTTAAGGTGTCAGGCACCATGTGAATTATTCACATGGTGCCTGACATTGTTAAATAATGGGGTCTTGTGATAATCCTCATGAGGTATGCGGAATTTTTGGGGGCGGGTTTTCGTTTTTTGTTTAGGAAGTTAATGATGGTGCTGGCACCACGGATGCCTATACCGTGGCCAAAGTATTCGTCGTCACCAAAGTAGATGACGTTTTCGGCACGCCAATGGGGTTGTTTTGGGTCAAAATCGGGATTGTTGAAGTGAAGTACATCACCAGGAATGAAATCATCGCCATATTTCTGGTAAAGCGGGAGATCTTCGTCAAACTGCCAATCCATTAAATAAAGCCCGCTGAAAAGGACATTAAACCTTTCGCTTCCAATTGAATAGAGAAACGCAATATATAAAACAATAGCAACTGCTGTGGAACATTCAAACGCATAAAGCTTTCCGTTTTTTAAAATGTCAAGTATCGCTGTTGAAGGGTCAACATCAGGTCTTATTAAAAAACCGCCGTTGCTTAACCGGTTCCAATATTTTTTATTGCAAAATGCATAGGTAAAAGTAGTAAACTTAGCTCCGCTCTTATTCAGTTCTCTTGCTGCTCTCATGGTATTGCGTCGGAACAATAGTTCAAATTTTAATTGTTCGAGTGTAAGATACTCGTATTTTTCATTAAAAGATGTCATTAGTTTAATAATGTTAGTTTCTTCTTTATTAGAAACTTTTTTCGCTAGTTCCTCCCATTTGACAATTTGATGATCAATGACAATCATTTTGTACCTCCATTTGTAAAGAGTCACTTCCTTCTATAAAAATATGTAGCAACCTAGAATATAATCCAAAAAAAAGCTGGGATTCCCAGCTTAACTCGAAACACTGTTCGTATAAACAGTATTTTTATGTTTTTTAAATTTTAAATACATGATCAGGAAAACAATGGCACTGCTGAATCGAAGGGTAGTGCTGATATACATAGAAAGATGAATTCCTGTTTCCTGAAGCAGCCAAACTCCAATTTGCGGGGCAATGAAAGCCACAATAGATAACAACACATTATACGTAGTAATACAGTACGTTCTTTTTTCAGGTGGTGATTGCTCTAATAATAGATTGAATAAGATAAGTGTTGTTCCAGACACAAAAAAGCCTGAAGACATTTGTACTAATGTTAAGTAAAAGGGATTGGTTGATATAACAGTTAATGCTGGAGCAATCGCCATACCCACTGCAATCCAGAAAAATATTAACGTATTTGATTTCTTATCTGCCCACTTTTTCCATAATGGGAATGTAAATATTTGTACTAATTGGTTTCCAACTGAAAAAATACTGATCCAAAGCAAAGTGGCATGGGCATACTTGATATTATAAATGTTGAATAAACCCCAAACCATTTGCCAGGAAAAATTAAAACACAATGCGGCAAACAGAAACCATTTGTATCCATAGTCTTTAAAGATGCTCCAATCCATAAATGTTTTCTTTTGCTCAGTATTTGATTTTGACTTCACAGGAGTCTCCCTGTGTTTCATTAAGAAAAATACTTCTAATAGTCCAAACAGAAATGCACATAAAAATAAAAGTTGATATGTTCCTACATGATTTGTTTGATTTTTCATTACGATCCCAATGACTAACATGGAAATCATTCCAACTATTGTTAATAAACGATTTCTGTCACTGAAAAATGCTCCTCGGCGTTCTTCATCAATCATTCCGCTAATTAATGTTTGCCATCCGATCGTTGAAATCGTTCCAGGTATGTTCATTAATCCGATCATGATTAAAAAAACCCAAGCCTGAAATGATGGCGGAATAAGCACAACTCCTATCAGCAGTAAAAACATCGCCCTTGCCAAAAAAACCGTTAATGCAATCATTTTCTTTTGCTGTTCCAATCGATTTAATAGGATTGCAGCCGGTATCGTTACGATCAAAGTTACTAAAGGGGGCAAAGAGCTGATTAATCCGACTTGATAATTGCTGGCGCCAAGAACGGAGATCGCGTAAATGGGGAAATAATTACTTGCTAAGTTTACAGCAATTACTGAAACCATACCATGATAAATACTAATTTTTTCATTATAGGTGCGCATGTTATCCACCATTTCCTTAGTAATCTACAAAATTATTATACATTTTATATTGTTTCACACAATCAATACTTTTTTGAGAAAATAAAAGCAAGCAGTCATCAATTTTTTCACGGACTTA
Above is a genomic segment from Neobacillus endophyticus containing:
- a CDS encoding MFS transporter, with amino-acid sequence MNSQAKTYQDDQAIQKKRWAILVILNIFTFMSTLDASIVNIALPVISKNLNLPIAKTEWVVSSYLIAICTLILFFGKLGDIVGKIRIFKIGTIIFIIGSLFCGLSHNLALLVISRLVQALGSSMTMANSQGIITEIFPARERGKALGLIGTFVSLGSIAGPSLGGLLISAFGWEYIFWVNVPIGVIAIAFGWRMLPKDMTFVKATIDSAGTLLFILFIISLFAGLLLGQQAGYQDYRIVTAFIISAISLVVFLVVESKKAEPMLHLSLFKNPLFSLSILCGFLMFVANFCFNIIAPFYTQNILHLSPMSAGLLLMLFPITMAIVAPLSGAWSDKIGSELLTFIGLIVMVIAQIGLANLGDESSIILVGLYVAMLGLGSGLFQSPNNSLVMSTVPKFQLGIAGSVNALIRNLGMVVGISAATTTLFSVMSARAGYRVTGLIANRPDIFIEGMHTVFIGSASICLICAALTGWRLYKAKVSFRHH
- a CDS encoding MarR family winged helix-turn-helix transcriptional regulator — protein: MKRKPIGKLISLIYRQNQKMISKKLKAYQIGGGGQHSFLIEIVKQPGINQDQLTTELKFDKATTARAIKKLEEAGYITRKIDEKDRRSFQLFPTAKGLEFYPVLMDILKTSNHSLTLQLTDEEKDQLIYLLQKLTFSDHD
- a CDS encoding MBL fold metallo-hydrolase is translated as MMMYQKNNVTVFQSALFQLNSTIVVTDDIVLVTDPGYLPQEIEVQKKFVENIKGDRPVYLFFTHSDFDHIVGYGAFPGAKTIASKEFVESPLKEAQLHDVIKFDDEFYITRPYEVEYPKIDCVIRKDGEKLIVGKTEITFYHGLGHNHDGLIAVVESLDLVIAGDYLSDVEFPFVYYSYAEYEKTLDTFKKLLSEERPLTLITSHGNVTEDQQEIQKRINDSEEYLTLVENGGSSEEFQQFLNAKGYRFLTNLKARHEDNLRVKVSGTM
- a CDS encoding protein-glutamine gamma-glutamyltransferase; its protein translation is MIVIDHQIVKWEELAKKVSNKEETNIIKLMTSFNEKYEYLTLEQLKFELLFRRNTMRAARELNKSGAKFTTFTYAFCNKKYWNRLSNGGFLIRPDVDPSTAILDILKNGKLYAFECSTAVAIVLYIAFLYSIGSERFNVLFSGLYLMDWQFDEDLPLYQKYGDDFIPGDVLHFNNPDFDPKQPHWRAENVIYFGDDEYFGHGIGIRGASTIINFLNKKRKPAPKNSAYLMRIITRPHYLTMSGTM
- a CDS encoding MFS transporter, whose amino-acid sequence is MVDNMRTYNEKISIYHGMVSVIAVNLASNYFPIYAISVLGASNYQVGLISSLPPLVTLIVTIPAAILLNRLEQQKKMIALTVFLARAMFLLLIGVVLIPPSFQAWVFLIMIGLMNIPGTISTIGWQTLISGMIDEERRGAFFSDRNRLLTIVGMISMLVIGIVMKNQTNHVGTYQLLFLCAFLFGLLEVFFLMKHRETPVKSKSNTEQKKTFMDWSIFKDYGYKWFLFAALCFNFSWQMVWGLFNIYNIKYAHATLLWISIFSVGNQLVQIFTFPLWKKWADKKSNTLIFFWIAVGMAIAPALTVISTNPFYLTLVQMSSGFFVSGTTLILFNLLLEQSPPEKRTYCITTYNVLLSIVAFIAPQIGVWLLQETGIHLSMYISTTLRFSSAIVFLIMYLKFKKHKNTVYTNSVSS